Proteins from a genomic interval of Plasmodium reichenowi strain SY57 chromosome 13, whole genome shotgun sequence:
- a CDS encoding aminomethyltransferase, putative: MQKYISYFANEFCHYKIKDGSSLFHQFSFTSFLDELFIQKSKRKFGTYGAVTRRRQELRQKFYEEKYKHNPNNIPKYSKVKKGSRGGWIKNPLKEVTKNCGNNFKYEEKIKEEILSEEEECIKNMIKMRKELMNKSNIDKDYNELINNDCKNINISNNILNFNLFSICDNFIDKKKEIIHKIESPQHFVDKHIKTLVDTYSNINELHENYNANNNYPKTPDYLKDIHDKKNKKKKEKNQKNGSGKEIENNFINVKMEHNCIMDKNEKEKEDNLNCHNEEGSNVLIDNMLINSNDNTNVGNPLFNSFIETEELYKQHVIPLPLEEKSKNDENHVIEKFECDPNNDNIKNLYMNEHDWKKLYIEDLLNFTDENDIDIGCLDIFSTLNTIDRNRKLGSYFSKNNASFILYNNCIIPSKYKEGTLNEYLHTRNKCSLFDKSYQLIIKLSGNDCFYICNQFISSDIYDVNNYDAFYTCIIDNKAYILDTCYVLKAEKDITLITSGYYKKGLYEFLSDYILFCKDSGMDVHIQVDINKRILSLQGPLSNMIFNDILEYYDWNNKDKSIGYLNNVIIKKHNNNNDQEKICTDVNTLYFKSDDHNLIKSSYFQIPYMSFKKFNVIKNGAILNDNKQNINKSLDIYEIICIRIGDTGEDGYEFIVDNNISNLFVDIFLNHKNVKLAGAYALDILRMESGFPLYGTDIIKNTSPITASLAWTLKYKKIKEKSIFGFQNLLKEYSMKPKFLRVGILSNQLIFKTCKILSYPYKKPIGYITSCTWSPIYKKRIAQGYIKRDFAKNNEQVLISIPTDIPQNFSKKKKYKILRSRSAHKFTLAQVCALPFVEHKY; the protein is encoded by the coding sequence ATgcaaaaatatatttcctATTTTGCAAATGAATTTTGtcattataaaataaaagatgGTAGTTCCCTTTTTCATCAGTTTTCCTTTACTTCTTTTTTGGATGAACtatttatacaaaaatCGAAAAGAAAGTTCGGTACTTATGGAGCTGTAACAAGGAGAAGACAAGAACTGAGGCAAAAGTTTTATgaggaaaaatataagcATAACCCCAATAATATACCAAAATATTCAAAGGTGAAAAAAGGAAGTAGAGGGGGATGGATAAAGAATCCTTTAAAAGAAGTTACAAAAAATTGTggaaataattttaaatatgaagaaaaaataaaagaagaaattcTCTCTGAAGAAGAAGaatgtattaaaaatatgataaaaatgagAAAGGAACTAATGAATAAAAGTAACATTGATAAAGATTATAATGAACtaattaataatgattgtaaaaatataaacatatcaaataatatattaaattttaatttattttctatttgTGATAATTTCatagataaaaaaaaagaaataatacataaaatagAAAGCCCTCAACATTTTGTAgataaacatataaaaacGTTAGTAGATACATAtagtaatattaatgaGTTACACGAAAATTATAATgcaaataataattaccCCAAAACACCtgattatttaaaagatatacatgataaaaaaaataaaaaaaagaaagaaaaaaatcaaaagaATGGAAGTGGAAAGGAAATcgaaaataattttattaatgttAAAATGGAACATAATTGTATAATGGATAAAAAcgaaaaagaaaaggaagataatttaaattGTCATAATGAAGAGGGTTCAAATGTTCTTATAGATAATATGTTAATTAATTCAAATGATAATACGAATGTAGGGAATCCCttatttaattcatttatagaaacagaagaattatataaacaacATGTTATACCATTACCTTTAGAagaaaaaagtaaaaatgatgaaaatcATGTTATAGAAAAATTCGAATGTGATCctaataatgataatataaaaaatttatatatgaatgaaCATGATtggaaaaaattatatatcgAAGATTTACTAAATTTTACAgatgaaaatgatataGATATCGGATGCTTAGATATCTTTAGTACATTAAATACTATAGATAGAAATAGAAAACTAGGTTCTTATTTTTCTAAAAATAATGcttcatttattttatataacaattGTATTATTCcttcaaaatataaagagGGGACcttaaatgaatatttacATACAAGAAATAAATGCTCCTTATTTGATAAGTCATATCAacttataataaaattaagtGGAAATgattgtttttatatatgtaatcAATTTATATCTAgtgatatatatgatgtAAATAACTACGATGCTTTTTATACTTGTATAATAGATAATAAAGCATATATATTGGATACATGTTATGTACTAAAAGCAGAAAAGGATATTACATTAATTACATCGGggtattataaaaaagggTTATATGAATTCTTAAGTGATTATATCTTATTTTGTAAAGACAGTGGTATGGATGTACATATACAAgttgatataaataaaagaattttaTCTTTACAAGGTCCTCTTTCTAATATGAtttttaatgatatattagAATATTATGATTGGAATAATAAAGACAAAAGTATAGGTTATTTGAATAatgtaattataaaaaagcataataataataatgatcaagaaaaaatatgtacaGATGTAAACAccttatattttaaaagtGATGATCATAATCTGATAAAATCTTCATATTTTCAAATACCATATATGAgctttaaaaaatttaatgtaataaaaaatggagcaatattaaatgataacaaacaaaatataaataagtCTCTTGATATCTATGAAATCATATGTATAAGAATAGGTGATACTGGTGAAGATGGATATGAATTTATtgttgataataatatcagTAATCTGTTTGTAGACATATTTCTAAACcataaaaatgtaaaattaGCAGGCGCATATGCATTAGATATTCTGAGAATGGAATCAGGCTTTCCTCTTTATGGTACAGATATAATTAAGAATACCAGTCCCATAACAGCTTCACTTGCTTGGACtttgaaatataaaaaaattaaagaaaaaagtaTTTTTGGATTTCAAAATTTATTGAAAGAGTATAGTATGAAACCCAAATTTTTACGCGTTGGAATCTTATCTAATcaattaatatttaaaaccTGTAAAATTTTATCCTATCCATATAAAAAACCTATAGGATATATAACATCATGCACATGGAGCccaatatataaaaagagaATAGCTCAAGgttatattaaaagagATTTCgcaaaaaataatgagCAAGTTCTTATATCTATACCAACTGATATACCTCAAAACTTttcgaaaaaaaaaaaatataaaattttacGCAGTAGATCTGCACATAAGTTTACTCTGGCTCAAGTGTGTGCATTACCGTTTGTAgaacataaatattaa
- a CDS encoding U4/U6 small nuclear ribonucleoprotein PRP4, putative — protein sequence MKISDVLHDYKLYDNTKKKSSEMDINENNNKERLLEEFEIRSKLRKVCLGIPTQDIDVKNILRLLKEPICLFGEDSYDKRKRLKNILITKYDRLIIKKKIEEEDDVEEFKNILKRYYIDFSDLYPSGLSESNKINEVHDKHKLKDVHDTKEEQNVHMKKVREEDKDILKEKCYTEGTKDLKKSRIEITIKTLPRIFLYKEMINKFQNGYSKKEYENYITSFNEHIKKESDLYVSQLGDDRPLTMGKFSPDNSVFAISSFNSYINIFNYRNDDYNLIKTLKNGHEEKINCIEWNYPNNYSYYSTMNYKDLSKHNLLLASCSSDKSFCIWKPFYDEYDDTNDNINDNINDNINDNINDNISDNISDNISDHISDHISDHISDHISDHISDHISDHISDSISDNISENKNNNSHKVDKYNSKKNKLSAQNKNYLLCKVNAHDDRINKICFHPLNKYVLTCSDDETIKMFDLETQQELFYQEGHNTTVYSIAFNPYGNLYISGDSKGGLMLWDIRTGKNIEQIKMAHNNSIMNINFNPFLANMFCTCSTDNTIKIFDLRKFQISCNILAHNKIVTDALFEPTYGRYIVSSSFDTFIKIWDSVNFYCTKILCNNNNKVRNVDIAPDGSFISSTSFDRTWKLYKNKEYTQDNILSHFM from the coding sequence atgaaaatcAGTGATGTTCTTCATGATTATAAATTGTatgataatacaaaaaagaaaagtaGTGAAATGgatattaatgaaaataataataaagaaagGTTATTGGAAGAATTCGAAATAAGAAGCAAGCTAAGGAAAGTGTGTTTAGGTATACCTACTCAAGATATTGATGTAAAGAATATTTTGCGATTATTAAAGGAACCTATATGTTTATTTGGAGAAGATAGTTATGATAAAAGGAAACgattaaaaaatatattaataacaaaatatgaTAGACTAataattaagaaaaaaatagaagAGGAAGATGATGTTGAAGaattcaaaaatatattaaaaaggtATTATATAGATTTTAGTGATTTATATCCATCAGGTTTATCCGAAtctaataaaataaatgaagtTCATGATAAACACAAATTAAAAGATGTACATGACACAAAAGAAGAACAAAATGTACATATGAAAAAGGTGAGAGAAGAAGATAaagatattttaaaagagAAATGTTATACAGAAGGTACTaaagatttaaaaaaaagtagaatagaaataacaataaaaacattaccaagaatatttttatataaagaaatgataaataaatttcaAAATGGatattcaaaaaaagagtacgaaaattatattactTCATTtaatgaacatataaaaaaagaatcaGATTTATATGTATCACAGTTAGGTGATGATAGACCTCTGACCATGGGTAAATTTTCTCCAGATAATAGTGTATTTGCTATTAGTAGttttaattcatatattaatatatttaattatagaaatgatgattataatttaataaaaacattaaaaaatggtcacgaagaaaaaattaattgCATAGAATGGAATTATCCTAATAATTACTCATATTATAGTACAATGAATTATAAGGATTTATCAAaacataatttattattagcTTCATGTTCATCTGATAAATCGTTTTGTATATGGAAACCATTTTATGATGAATATGATGATACAAATGACAATATAAATGACAATATAAATGACAATATAAATGACAATATAAATGACAATATAAGTGACAATATAAGTGACAATATAAGTGACCATATAAGTGACCATATAAGTGACCATATAAGTGACCATATAAGTGACCATATAAGTGACCATATAAGTGACCATATAAGTGACAGTATAAGTGACAATATAAgtgaaaataaaaataataattcacATAAGgttgataaatataactcaaagaaaaataaattatctgcacaaaataaaaattatttattatgcAAAGTAAATGCTCATGATGATcgaataaataaaatatgttttcaccccttaaataaatatgtattaacATGCTCAGATGATGAAACCATAAAAATGTTCGATTTAGAAACACAACaagaattattttatcaaGAAGGTCATAATACTACAGTATATAGTATTGCTTTTAATCCATATGGTAATTTATACATATCAGGAGATTCTAAAGGAGGTTTAATGTTATGGGATATTAGAACTggtaaaaatattgaacaaataaaaatggcacataataattctataatgaatataaattttaatcCATTTCTAGCAAATATGTTTTGTACTTGTTCTACTGATAATactattaaaatatttgatTTAAGAAAATTCCAAATTTCTTGTAATATTCTAGcacataataaaattgttACGGATGCTCTTTTTGAACCAACCTATGGAAGATATATTGTTTCAAGTTCATTTGatacttttattaaaatatggGATTCTgttaatttttattgtaccaaaatattatgtaataataataataaagtaCGTAATGTTGATATAGCTCCTGACGGTTCCTTTATTTCTTCTACATCATTTGATAGAACGTGGAAgttgtataaaaataaagaatacACACAGGATAATATTCTTTCCCATTTTATGTGA
- a CDS encoding heat shock protein 110, putative produces MRPRFFLFLLSIIYIYNSLRIKCSSLLGIDFGNEYIKVSIVSPGKGFNILLNNQSKRKITNSISFANKFRTYDEESKIYSTKYPQLTLLNSNNILGYNLFDSLKNKENFVIENYDENNEEFYSDINNYDFSNDFGSKYYSYDYVVDHKRGTINIKLKDNMVISSEEVTANILGYIKKLAYTHLNIDYKMKRNINLNIGCVISVPCNFSQRKKQALINASKIAGLELLGIINGVTAAAIHNVHDIPLNTTKLTMYLDIGSKNINVGIATISFVEKDKVRSRSVQVYACESLENNSGNKIDMLLAENLRKKFEEKYNVSIENDKKAMRKLIVAANKAKLLLSAKKSADVFIESLYNNKSLNESVSRQDFEELIQEVIENMKIPINKALEKGGFQLKDIEALELIGSGWRVPKILNEVTEFFNPLKVGMHLNSDEAVTMGSLYIAAYNSANFRLKDLDYKDIVSNEYHILVNTDEEENNTTNEEKLNIKKELVNYNSRYPHNKNVILTYKDNLKFSVYENGKIINEYILGNLDNAIKSKYEHLGTPKLNLKFYLDKFGILSLDKVLVVYEEQKDGAGDTKDNKKEGDEENNNNNNNNEEINKDDDTNNNKSDDEQNKGDENKSNDENKESEENKKNGEKKKNEIIKHNIPIEFQTRNIKPLPLTFEEIKEKKEILKNLDEHDIDIFLKSEKKNTLESFIYETRSKMKQDIYKQVTKEETRNEYLNKLEEYEDWLYTEKDEPLENVSNKIHELQDIYNPIKERAEELQVRDKIIEETNKKIQEMIEKIKDLSDKKPWAAETIKMVKDSLDKEVQWWNHAQEEQKKLDNYTAPFFKHKDVQLKFKSIQMLIKTLDKLKKPVEKKEDKKNTDNQNENTSKQDAGVDKNHNTTENQNEQSEQNQNNENKDDNQNNEHDANQSSNNEQNKNDGASDQKDEL; encoded by the coding sequence ATGAGACCtcgtttttttttgttcctgctttctataatatatatatataatagttTAAGAATAAAATGCTCATCCTTATTAGGTATCGATTTTGgtaatgaatatataaaggtATCCATAGTATCTCCTGGTAAAGgatttaatattttattaaataatcagagtaaaaggaaaataacAAATTCTATATCTTTTGCAAATAAGTTTAGAACATATGATGAAGAATCTAAGATTTACAGCACAAAATATCCACAATTAACTCTACTAAacagtaataatatattaggttataatttatttgattCATTAAAGAATAAAGAGAATTTCGTAATTgaaaattatgatgaaaataatgaagaattTTATAgtgatataaataattatgatttTTCCAATGATTTTGGTTCTAAgtattattcatatgattATGTAGTAGATCATAAAAGAGGTACAATAAATATCAAACTAAAAGATAATATGGTAATATCATCTGAAGAAGTTACAGCAAATATATTAggttatataaaaaagttaGCATATACACATTTGAATATtgattataaaatgaaaagaaatataaatttaaatattgGTTGTGTTATATCTGTTCCTTGTAATTTCTCtcaaagaaaaaaacaagCTTTAATCAACGCAAGTAAAATTGCTGGTTTAGAATTATTAGGAATAATTAATGGCGTGACAGCAGCAGCTATACATAATGTACATGACATTCCTTTAAATACAACGAAACTTACTATGTATTTAGATATAGgaagtaaaaatattaatgtaGGTATTGCTACTATTAGTTTTGTAGAAAAAGATAAAGTTCGCTCAAGAAGTGTACAAGTATATGCTTGTGAATctttagaaaataattcaGGTAATAAAATTGATATGTTATTAGCTGAaaatttaagaaaaaagtttgaagaaaaatataacgTATCTATAGAGAATGATAAAAAAGCTATGAGAAAATTAATTGTTGCTGCAAATAAAGCAAAATTGTTATTAAGTGCTAAAAAGTCAGCTGATGTATTTATAGAaagtttatataataataaaagtttAAATGAAAGTGTTAGTCGACAAGACTTTGAAGAATTAATACAAGAAGTAAttgaaaatatgaaaatacCAATAAATAAAGCATTAGAAAAAGGAGGATTTCAATTAAAGGATATAGAAGCTTTAGAATTAATAGGATCAGGTTGGAGAGTACctaaaatattaaatgaagTTACCGAATTTTTTAATCCATTAAAAGTTGGTATGCATTTAAATAGTGATGAAGCTGTTACTATGGGTTCTCTCTATATAGCTGCATATAACAGTGCAAATTTCAGATTAAAAGATTTAGATTATAAAGATATTGTATCTAATgaatatcatatattagTAAATACtgatgaagaagaaaataatactACAAATGAAGAGAAGcttaatattaaaaaagaattagTAAATTATAATTCTAGATATCctcataataaaaatgttatactaacatataaagataatttaaaattttcagtatatgaaaatggaaaaattataaatgaGTATATTTTAGGTAACTTAGATAATGCAATTAAATCCAAATATGAACATCTTGGTACACcaaaattaaatttaaaattttacTTAGATAAATTTGGTATTTTATCATTAGATAAAGTTCTTGTTGTTTATGAAGAACAAAAAGATGGAGCTGGTGATACGAAAgataacaaaaaagaaggtgatgaagaaaataataataataataataataatgaagaaataaataaagatgatgacacaaataataataaaagtgaTGATGAACAAAACAAAGGagatgaaaataaatcaaatgATGAAAACAAGGAAAgtgaagaaaataaaaaaaatggtgagaaaaaaaaaaatgaaattataaaacataaCATTCCTATTGAATTTCAAACAAGAAATATTAAACCGTTACCACTTACATttgaagaaataaaagaaaaaaaggaaatcttaaaaaatttagaTGAACACGATattgatatttttttaaaatctgagaaaaaaaacacatTAGAATCATTCATATATGAAACCAGAAGTAAAATGAAAcaagatatatataaacaagTTACAAAAGAAGAAACGAGAAATGAATATCTCAATAAACTAGAAGAATATGAAGATTGGTTATATACCGAAAAAGATGAACCTTTAGAAAATGTTAGTAATAAAATTCATGAATTACAAGATATTTATAATCCAATCAAAGAAAGAGCTGAAGAATTACAAGTAAGAGATAAAATTATTGAagaaacaaataaaaaaatacaagaaatgattgaaaaaattaaggATCTTTCTGACAAAAAACCATGGGCTGCTGAGACAATTAAAATGGTCAAAGATTCTCTAGATAAAGAAGTTCAATGGTGGAACCATGCACAagaagaacaaaaaaaattagataATTATACTGCTccattttttaaacataaaGATGTTcaattaaaatttaaatcCATACAAATGTTAATTAAAACATtagataaattaaaaaaacctgttgaaaaaaaagaagataagaaaaatacagataatcaaaatgaaaatacaTCAAAACAAGATGCAGGCGTAGATAAAAATCACAATACAACAGAAAATCAAAATGAACAATCAGAacaaaatcaaaataatgaaaataagGATGATAACCAAAATAATGAACATGATGCTAATCAATCATCCAACAATGAgcaaaataaaaatgatggAGCATCAGATCAAAAAGatgaattataa
- a CDS encoding krox-like protein, putative, with the protein MGEGHSKSTINHGNLSEEEVQNIRKKFNLNKKELNETISTFEFIYAYPHILRPYIALVLPSFHEVLRKKNRHNKCKNSSPSNNTNNYGINYAINILFSKSNKKISNEISLQDIINILSYLHNVKSRIIIRILFLSFLRYSISNNNDTIKLNILEENDLENENNNEELNITKIVEANFKREDCCMATDTYEPNIYDDPQNNNDDDINDDNSLDKKRNSFDLVYSDSNVNTINKSNKKERNYKFIKDNIFIVEKNKITSQYPQNYIVKDLISIEEAIHHLFTYMYIEQLYLLCPSNMLFKLSNVNQLAEKDFPINNIKVKCYDDSIINRQNSWDLAFFFKELSCSLETNLDFKNIVIGFRLYANSLDNNKNSIYSLVIEYINSTFTNMSTNYSNVTWKHFMNKENVLTEGINKDNKKKKKLSNAAETDIQLEHEQQKEVDKTNNFIIDENEIPNINDICINSIELIHSIYTSMKKNEIAKKDNKNKLLENDTYKQSASIIELQNSSKGWRGLFLNESSKILTDEIAFSLRQCSPCFSNNVWYRLYASWKQGTSFNRFMSCLFHYPSPIVIVIKTNDNQILGGVCTTPLKDSHLYHGCSNDFLFSAYPVFRIIRTNQFGTNYVYLNSKNSFYPKGLGFGGKPECFRLFLSDEFKDSYCTESDFTYKSGHLYFPQQKNKKGKKCNYTYDSSDSKDGDNQDDKDKSQELEPEGEQQTQEQEQDDEEDDLDSYSFLYKLSINEVEAWGCGDEKALQEQKLIIQNEEACKQERRSTDKSKIVQNSFDKEFLLPKVFSVGKYEELKPST; encoded by the coding sequence ATGGGAGAGGGGCACTCTAAAAGTACAATTAACCATGGTAATTTGAGTGAGGAAGAAGTTCAAAATATTAGGAAGAAATTTAACttgaataaaaaagaattaaatgaaaCTATTAGTACATTTGAATTTATTTACGCTTATCCACATATATTAAGACCTTATATTGCCTTAGTACTTCCATCTTTTCATGAAGTATTAAGAAAGAAGAATAGGCAcaataaatgtaaaaatagTAGTCCTAgtaataatacaaataacTATGGTATAAATTATgctataaatatattatttagtaaaagcaataaaaaaattagtaATGAAATATCATTAcaagatataataaatattttatcatatttgCATAATGTTAAGAgtagaattattattaggatattatttttaagtTTTCTAAGGTATAGtatatcaaataataatgatacTATAAAACTGAATATAttagaagaaaatgatttagaaaatgaaaataataatgaagaattaaatattacaaaaattGTTGAAGCAAATTTTAAAAGGGAAGACTGTTGTATGGCTACGGATACATATGAAcctaatatatatgatgatcctcaaaataataatgatgatgatataaatgatgataatagTTTAGATAAAAAACGTAATTCTTTTGATTTAGTATATTCCGATTCAAATGTaaatacaataaataagagtaataaaaaagaaagaaattataaatttattaaagataatatatttattgttgagaaaaataaaattacaAGTCAATATCCACAAAACTATATAGTTAAAGATTTAATATCAATAGAAGAAGCAATACATCATctttttacatatatgtatatagagcaattatatttattatgtccaagtaatatgttatttaaattatcaaaTGTAAATCAGCTAGCTGAAAAAGATTTTcctataaataatataaaagtgAAATGTTATGATGATTCTATAATTAATAGACAAAATAGTTGGGACTTggcatttttttttaaagaacTATCATGTTCATTAGAAACAAATTTagattttaaaaatattgttataGGTTTTAGATTATATGCTAATTCTTtggataataataaaaattctATATATTCACTTGtaattgaatatataaattctaCCTTTACGAATATGAGTACTAATTATTCGAATGTAACATGGAAGCATTTTATGAATAAGGAAAATGTATTAACAGAAGGAATTAATAAagataacaaaaaaaaaaaaaaactttcAAATGCTGCGGAAACAGATATACAATTAGAACACGAACAACAAAAAGAGGTtgataaaacaaataattttattattgatgaaaatgaaataccaaatataaatgatatatgtattaatagTATTGAATTAATACATTCTATATATACTAGTATGAAAAAAAACGAAATAGcaaaaaaagataataaaaataaattattgGAGAATGATACATATAAACAATCAGCATCTATTATTGAATTACAAAATAGTTCGAAAGGCTGGAGAggattatttttaaatgaatCTAGTAAAATATTAACTGATGAAATAGCTTTTAGTTTAAGACAATGTTCACCATGCTTTAGTAATAATGTTTGGTATAGACTATATGCTTCATGGAAACAAGGAACGAGTTTTAATAGATTTATGAGTTgtctttttcattatccTTCTCCTATCgtaatagtaataaaaacaaatgatAATCAGATTTTAGGAGGAGTATGTACAACTCCATTAAAGGATTCTCATTTATATCATGGGTGTTCTAATGATTTCCTTTTTTCGGCTTATCCTGTATTCCGTATTATTAGAACGAATCAATTTGGTAcaaattatgtatatttaaatagTAAGAATAGTTTCTATCCAAAAGGATTAGGTTTTGGTGGTAAACCTGAATGTTTTAGATTGTTTTTAAGTGATGAATTTAAAGATTCCTATTGTACCGAAAGTGATTTTACATACAAAAGTGgacatttatattttccgcaacagaaaaataaaaaaggaaaaaaatgtaattatacatatgatTCATCAGATAGTAAGGATGGTGATAATCAAGATGATAAAGATAAAAGCCAAGAATTAGAACCAGAAGGTGAACAACAAACACAAGAACAAGAACAAGATGACGAGGAAGATGATTTAGATTCCTACTCatttttatacaaattATCAATCAATGAAGTTGAAGCTTGGGGATGTGGTGATGAAAAGGCATTACAAgaacaaaaattaattattcAAAATGAAGAAGCATGTAAACAAGAGAGAAGATCAACTGATAAATCTAAAATAGTACAAAATAGTTTTGATAAAGAATTTTTACTTCCTAAAGTTTTTTCTGTTGgaaaatatgaagaatTAAAACCGAGTACATAA